A single window of Candidatus Zixiibacteriota bacterium DNA harbors:
- a CDS encoding DUF202 domain-containing protein — MKDYLNRDDLASERTSLAAQRTFSAWIRTGLAGVGGGLAVARLLVFKSYEHRVIAHVIGALLVIWGASIFIYAIIDYRRTCARLMQEGPSKNSLRALLLMTVVLLIVAALVFWLTLQ, encoded by the coding sequence ATGAAAGATTACTTGAATCGCGACGATCTTGCCTCGGAACGGACATCACTGGCAGCCCAACGGACTTTCTCCGCCTGGATCCGGACTGGTTTGGCGGGAGTCGGCGGTGGCTTGGCGGTCGCGCGCTTGCTCGTATTCAAAAGTTATGAGCACCGAGTTATAGCGCATGTGATTGGCGCGTTGCTCGTGATTTGGGGAGCAAGCATCTTTATTTACGCGATCATTGATTACCGGCGCACATGCGCGAGACTGATGCAAGAGGGTCCCTCGAAGAATTCGCTGCGTGCCTTGTTGCTCATGACGGTGGTGCTATTGATTGTTGCTGCGCTAGTATTCTGGCTTACCCTGCAATGA